The Mycteria americana isolate JAX WOST 10 ecotype Jacksonville Zoo and Gardens chromosome 18, USCA_MyAme_1.0, whole genome shotgun sequence genome window below encodes:
- the SZRD1 gene encoding SUZ RNA-binding domain-containing, producing MEGRADASMPAGGTLRCLSVELFVLLTPFVRCWGLACAGEKCAACLGGSECASAVAAQARGSGGRRAHARGAGWRRRRRRGIKMEDEEVAESWEEAADSGEIDRRLEKKLKITQKERAGSSRLDVATAMGKPFKKKTLKGRNGRKSKSPPKVPIVIQDDSLPAGPPPQIRILKRPTTNGVLSNPNSASRPAFPVKSLAQREAEYAEARKRILGSASPEEEQEKPILDRPPRISQPEDTRQPNNVIRQPLGPDGSQGFKQRR from the exons ATGGAAGGACGCGCGGACGCCTCGATGCCTGCAGGAGGGACGCTGCG CTGTTTGAGCGTGGAACTGTTCGTGCTGCTGACGCCTTTCGTGCGCTGCTGGGGCTTGGCGTGTGCTGGTGAGAAATgcgctgcctgcctgggggggTCTGAGTGTGCAAGC GCGGTGGCGGCGCAGGCGCgtgggagcggcgggcggcgcgcgcatgcgcggggcgcgggctggcggcggcggcggcggaggggaaTTAAAATGGAAGATGAGGAGGTCGCCGAGAGCTGGGAGGAGGCGGCCGACAGCGGG GAAATAGACAGACGGTtggaaaagaagctgaagatCACGCAGAAGGAAAG AGCCGGGTCTTCCAGACTGGATGTAGCTACAGCTATGGGGAAGCCATTTAAGAAAAAGACACTCAAAGGAAGAAATGG tagAAAGTCAAAATCTCCTCCTAAAGTGCCGATCGTGATTCAGGACGACAGCCTTCCTGCAGGTCCTCCCCCACAGATCCGCATCTTGAAGAGGCCGACGACCAACGGCGTGCTTAGCAATCCCAACTCCGCCAGCAGACCGGCCTTCCCCGTGAAATCCTTGGCGCAGAGGGAGGCGGAGTACGCAGAAGCCAGGAAACGAATATTGGGCAGCGCGAGCCCCgaagaagagcaggagaaaccCATTCTAGATAG GCCGCCGAGGATCTCCCAGCCGGAGGACACCAGGCAGCCCAATAATGTGATTAGGCAACCCCTGGGTCCCGATGGCTCACAAGGCTTCAAACAACGCAGATAA
- the NECAP2 gene encoding adaptin ear-binding coat-associated protein 2: MAAMAAEEEEYEAVLCVKPAVHVYRVPPRASNRGYRAAEWQLDQPAWSGRLRITAKGKVAFIKLEDKTSGELFAQAPVEQFPGIAVESVTDSSRYFVIRIEDGNGRRAFIGVGFVDRGDAFDFNVALQDHFKWVRQQSELAKQAENPDQGPKLDLGFKEGQTIKLNIANMKKKEGATGNTRPRPVGPGGLSLLPPPPGGKSSAPVCPSGERPSSLSVPAQLPGTPITDSLLSWPQPAAAPSAAAADVWGDFAKASGSASNQTQANAGWVQF, translated from the exons ATGGCGGCCATggcagcggaggaggaggagtacGAGGCGGTGCTGTGTGTGAAGCCGGCGGTGCACGTCTACCGGGTGCCGCCGCGGGCCTCCAACCGCGGCTACAG AGCTGCAGAGTGGCAGCTGGACCAGCCAGCGTGGAGCGGCAGGCTGCGGATCACGGCCAAGGGCAAGGTCGCGTTCATTAAGCTGGAGGACAAGACCTCGG GAGAGCTTTTTGCCCAGGCGCCAGTGGAGCAGTTCCCTGGCATCGCTGTGGAGAGCGTGACGGACTCCAGCAGATATTTTGTCATCCGGATCGAAGACGGGAATG gccGTCGAGCTTTCATCGGAGTCGGCTTTGTCGACCGAGGGGATGCTTTTGACTTCAACGTGGCTCTCCAAGACCATTTTAA ATGGGTGAGGCAGCAGAGCGAGCTGGCCAAACAGGCCGAGAACCCTGATCAGGGACCCAAACTGGATCTGGGCTTCAAGGAGGGGCAAACCATCAAACTCAACATAGCG aacatgaagaaaaaagaaggagcaaCGGGGAACACCAGGCCGCGTCCCGTGGGTCCTGGGGGCCTGAGCTTGCTCCCACCACCTCCCGGAGGAAAATCTTCCGCTCCGGTTTGTCCTTCCGGAGAGCGGCCCTCTTCACTCTCCGTGCCTGCCCAGCTCCCGGGCACCCCCATCACAG ACTCCCTCTTGTCCTGGCCGCAGCccgctgctgctccctctgctgctgctgccgacGTCTGGGGAGACTTTGCCAAAGCTTCGGG gtCGGCTTCTAACCAGACTCAGGCGAACGCAGGCTGGGTTCAGTTCTGA